Proteins encoded together in one Juglans regia cultivar Chandler chromosome 9, Walnut 2.0, whole genome shotgun sequence window:
- the LOC108991182 gene encoding rac-like GTP-binding protein ARAC8 isoform X2: protein MASSVSRFIKCVTVGDGAVGKTCMLICYTSNKFPTDYIPTVFDNFSANVVVEGTTVNLGLWDTAGQEDYNRLRPLSYRGADVFVLAFSLVSRASYENVLKKWIPELQHYAPGIPVVLVGTKLDLRDDKHYLADHPGLIPVTTAQGVELSKQIGATYYIECSSRTQQNVKAIFDAAIKVVIKPQQKQKERKKKPRRGCLSNLLPGRSLICLK from the exons ATGGCTTCAAGCGTCTCAAGGTTCATCAAGTGTGTGACAGTGGGAGATGGGGCTGTGGGGAAGACGTGCATGCTTATTTGCTACACAAGTAACAAATTCCCCACT GATTATATACCAACGGTGTTTGATAACTTCAGTGCAAATGTGGTAGTTGAAGGCACCACTGTCAACTTAGGTCTCTGGGACACGGCTG GGCAAGAGGATTACAATAGATTAAGACCATTGAGCTACAGAGGGGCAGATGTCTTTGTATTAGCTTTCTCATTAGTTAGTCGTGCAAGCTACGAAAACGTACTGAAAAAG TGGATCCCTGAACTTCAGCATTATGCCCCTGGAATTCCTGTGGTGCTGGTTGGTACCAAATTGG ATCTTCGTGATGATAAGCACTATTTGGCTGATCACCCTGGATTGATACCTGTGACGACTGCACAG GGTGTGGAACTCTCTAAACAGATTGGTGctacatattatatagaatGCAGCTCAAGAACTCAGCAG AATGTGAAAGCAATTTTTGATGCTGCAATCAAGGTGGTTATCAAGCCACAACAGAAgcaaaaagagaggaagaaaaagccACGTCGTGGATGCTTATC AAATCTGCTTCCAGGGAGGAGTCTCATCTGTCTCAAATGA
- the LOC118349421 gene encoding uncharacterized protein LOC118349421 produces the protein MEDPEDMSRDNVLWGDAMEEIFIDMLYQDALQGRLKGGKITFREHGVYAQRLTAVGKKVFDWNQVRGKLTRLKGMQRLFTDLLSQTGMGWDPDTKTVVASDECWENAIRVKSKWGRFRTFGCPKYEELCTIFGASVAYGTMQHASTQLPADSDDERRLDEEMRARRPPALGHRQDLPIGNDDFIDLMGIGSPAEDAVTGSSRRPKPRKKSDFEVQLSEAVEEVKLTQRARRKRYEDAEAVASSKRSKETEPSDGTNAGYDPISHCATLLSELSPPLDPSQLVRAIERLLNPEMRLFFLSLDAARRDDWARNC, from the exons ATGGAGGACCCCGAAGATATGAGCCGGGATAATGTGCTTTGGGGCGATGCCATGGAGGAGATATTCATCGACATGCTCTACCAGGATGCGCTTCAAGGTAGATTAAAGGGCGGAAAGATAACGTTTAGAGAGCATGGAGTTTATGCACAGCGACTCACTGCTGTTGGGAAGAAAGTGTTTGACTGGAACCAGGTCCGTGGAAAATTGACGAGGTTGAAGGGGATGCAGCGCTTGTTTACCGATTTGTTGAGCCAAACTGGTATGGGTTGGGATCCCGACACAAAGACAGTTGTCGCGAGTGACGAGTGCTGGGAGAATGCCATTAgg GTTAAATCGAAATGGGGGAGGTTTCGTACTTTTGGCTGCCCAAAGTACGAGGAGCTGTGCACCATATTTGGCGCGTCCGTTGCATACGGGACTATGCAACACGCATCAACACAGCTACCCGCAGATAGCGACGACGAGCGGCGCCTGGATGAGGAGATGCGAGCTCGACGCCCTCCCGCACTAGGCCATCGACAGGACTTGCCCATTGGCAATGATGACTTTATTGACTTGATGGGGATCGGGTCACCTGCAGAGGATGCCGTGACTGGGTCATCACGCAGGCCGAAGCCAAGAAAGAAGAGCGATTTTGAGGTGCAGCTTTCTGAGGCCGTCGAGGAGGTTAAACTGACGCAGAGAGCGAGGCGTAAACGATATGAGGATGCAGAAGCTGTGGCATCATCGAAGCGCAGCAAAGAGACAGAGCCTAGTGATGGGACCAATGCGGGGTATGATCCGATCAGTCATTGTGCGACGTTGCTCAGCGAGCTTTCCCCTCCGTTGGACCCATCCCAACTTGTTCGCGCAATCGAGAGATTACTGAACCCAGAGATGCGACTGTTTTTCTTGTCCTTGGATGCTGCAAGGAGGGACGATTGGGCCCGTAATTGTTAA
- the LOC108991175 gene encoding WAT1-related protein At3g28050-like — translation MGLRSSLVGLVPFLAMVMVECLDVGLTTLSKAAMSKGMSHYVFVVYSNALATLILLPSSFIIHRNKRPPLTISLLCKFFLLSLAGITVMQNCVFTGVSYSSPTLASAMSNLVPAFTFLLAVIFRMEKLGLRSSRSQIKIMGTLVSISGALIVTLYKGPAIGAPQIQFSKTSLPRQPSPSTMLATTNNWIIGALFLATASICLAVWNTAQAAILKGYPSEMTIVSFYCFFGTIQCTVVSLIAERDPNAWKLRPDIELVSIVYSALFGSVVTFSVLTWCIHKKGPLFVAMFKPLGIAIAALMGVIFLGDTLHVGSVIGAIVIVAGFYAVIWTQYKEEERGKSLEVDRLPAPSQKSPLLERQTDA, via the exons atggGGTTGAGATCCAGCTTGGTGGGCTTGGTGCCATTTCTTGCCATGGTGATGGTGGAGTGCCTGGATGTTGGCCTGACCACACTGAGTAAAGCAGCTATGTCAAAAGGGATGAGTCACTATGTCTTCGTTGTCTACTCAAATGCCCTTGCCACTCTCATCCTCCTCCCCTCTTCTTTCATTATCCACAG AAACAAGAGGCCTCCACTGACCATCTCTCTCCTCTGTAAATTCTTCCTCCTCAGTCTTGCTgg GATAACAGTGATGCAGAATTGTGTATTCACTGGAGTAAGCTACAGCTCTCCTACCCTTGCATCTGCTATGAGCAACTTGGTGCCAGCATTCACTTTCTTGCTTGCTGTAATCTTCAG GATGGAAAAACTAGGCTTGAGAAGCTCAAGAAGTCAGATCAAGATTATGGGGACCCTGGTATCAATCTCAGGAGCATTGATTGTTACCCTTTACAAGGGCCCGGCAATTGGCGCTCCGCAAATTCAGTTCTCTAAAACCTCTCTTCCACGGCAACCATCTCCGTCCACTATGTTGGCAACAACAAATAATTGGATAATTGGGGCCCTTTTCCTTGCAACTGCTAGTATATGTCTTGCAGTGTGGAATACTGCTCAG GCTGCAATCCTAAAAGGGTACCCATCAGAGATGACTATAGTCTCCTTCTATTGCTTCTTTGGGACAATCCAATGTACAGTAGTTTCTTTGATTGCAGAAAGAGATCCAAATGCTTGGAAATTAAGGCCTGATATTGAGCTTGTCTCAATTGTCTACTCA gcTCTTTTTGGAAGCGTGGTGACGTTTTCTGTATTAACATGGTGCATACATAAGAAAGGGCCTTTATTTGTCGCCATGTTCAAGCCCCTGGGGATTGCTATTGCTGCTTTGATGGGTGTCATCTTCCTTGGCGACACACTCCATGTTGGAAG TGTGATTGGAGCAATTGTAATCGTTGCTGGATTTTATGCTGTAATATGGACACAATACAAAGAAGAGGAAAGGGGTAAATCCCTTGAAGTTGATAGGCTACCGGCACCCTCACAGAAGAGTCCTCTCTTGGAGAGGCAGACAGATGCATAA
- the LOC108989081 gene encoding RING-H2 finger protein ATL48-like, which produces MGTAEPNLEGLFEEKKRVRNPLVPIGALMTAGVLTAGLISFRQGNSQLGQLLMRTRVVAQGATVALMVGTAYYYGDNPWQSR; this is translated from the exons ATGGGTACGGCGGAGCCCAATTTGGAAGGACTTTTCGAGGAGAAGAAGCGCGTCAGGAACCCTCTTGTCCCTATTG GTGCACTGATGACAGCTGGGGTGCTAACGGCTGGCTTAATAAGTTTCAGGCAAGGCAATTCTCAGTTGGGTCAGCTACTCATGAGAACTCGTGTGGTTGCACAAGGTGCCACAGTAGCACTGATGGTTGGTACTGCTTACTACTATGGAGATAATCCCTGGCAATCAAGATAA
- the LOC108991182 gene encoding rac-like GTP-binding protein ARAC8 isoform X1 has product MASSVSRFIKCVTVGDGAVGKTCMLICYTSNKFPTDYIPTVFDNFSANVVVEGTTVNLGLWDTAGQEDYNRLRPLSYRGADVFVLAFSLVSRASYENVLKKWIPELQHYAPGIPVVLVGTKLDLRDDKHYLADHPGLIPVTTAQGVELSKQIGATYYIECSSRTQQNVKAIFDAAIKVVIKPQQKQKERKKKPRRGCLSEESHLSQMKPPSLEFLPWPCHPEAAL; this is encoded by the exons ATGGCTTCAAGCGTCTCAAGGTTCATCAAGTGTGTGACAGTGGGAGATGGGGCTGTGGGGAAGACGTGCATGCTTATTTGCTACACAAGTAACAAATTCCCCACT GATTATATACCAACGGTGTTTGATAACTTCAGTGCAAATGTGGTAGTTGAAGGCACCACTGTCAACTTAGGTCTCTGGGACACGGCTG GGCAAGAGGATTACAATAGATTAAGACCATTGAGCTACAGAGGGGCAGATGTCTTTGTATTAGCTTTCTCATTAGTTAGTCGTGCAAGCTACGAAAACGTACTGAAAAAG TGGATCCCTGAACTTCAGCATTATGCCCCTGGAATTCCTGTGGTGCTGGTTGGTACCAAATTGG ATCTTCGTGATGATAAGCACTATTTGGCTGATCACCCTGGATTGATACCTGTGACGACTGCACAG GGTGTGGAACTCTCTAAACAGATTGGTGctacatattatatagaatGCAGCTCAAGAACTCAGCAG AATGTGAAAGCAATTTTTGATGCTGCAATCAAGGTGGTTATCAAGCCACAACAGAAgcaaaaagagaggaagaaaaagccACGTCGTGGATGCTTATC GGAGGAGTCTCATCTGTCTCAAATGAAACCACCTAGTCTGGAATTTCTACCTTGGCCATGTCACCCAGAAGCTGCGCTGTAG